Below is a window of Yersinia kristensenii DNA.
GACAGGCTCACCAATAGCCATCAGCAGACGTTCAGCCGCATTCGCATATGCACTGCGATCTTGCTGACAAATAGTAAGGAACTCCTGCAGTGTGAACTCTTCGTCCTTGGCAGCCTCGTAGCGCTGGAGATAGTGATCAAATATGTTCATAGCGATGCCCGTCCTGTTTGAATGGTTGGGAACATAAAATAATAGTAGTGCTTTATTGGGTTAAAATTTTGAAACTACTACCTTATTGTTATGGTCGCGTCTCTGACAAAGGTCAAGTAGACATTAGACACAAACTCGCCACTGTCAGTACAATAAATAACCATTGTTCGGTAATTAAATCTATTTTTTATTTCATTCTCAGTGATTTATATGTGATAAGTTGAGATTATCTATTTGAATATCTTGTTATTTTATTGTAATCAAATTTACATAAATTTTTATGTTGTTAATTTGCTGTATATCGGCGATAAATTGCACAACGAATATTGATATCGTGCGGGAATGTGTAAAGATTTCGCCACGGGCAAGCAATTGATTTACACTAAGTTAACTCATGATTTTGTTACCAAAGGGATTTTATCCGTGAAAAAACATTACATAAAAACGAAGCAAGTCAAAACACTGGCCGCCTTGGCTGTGGCGACCGCAGTTTGTATGCCAACGGCGATGGCGGGAACATGGTCGGTAGGGGCGTCAGCTTTAGTCAGTCCTGACCCTTATCGCGGCAAGAATGACCGTGTTTACCCAGTGCCTATCGTTTCTTATGAAAGTGATAACTTCTACTTCCGTACATTGGCTGCGGGTTATTACTTGTGGAAAGATGACAATAATCGTCTGTCGATTGATGCTTATTATCTGCCGCTGCACTTTACGCCAGGTGATAGTGATGACCATCAGATGAAGGCGCTGGATAAACGCCGCAGCACCATGATGGCAGGGATGTCATATTCTCATATTGAGGATTGGGGGACTATCCGAGCCATGTTCTCCGGTGACGTGCTGGATAATAGTGGTGGTTTTGTCGGCGATCTGGCCTATCTCTATCGCTTCAATGTTGATAGCTGGACTCTGACGCCGGGCGCAGGTGTGGCTTGGAACAGTGAAGACCAGAACAAGTATTACTATGGTGTGAGCCGTGGGGAGTCTGCCCGCAGTGGTTTGGCACAATATAACCCGAATGATGGCTGGTCACCGTATCTGGAATTGACAGCAAACTACAATATCAATTCAAACTGGAATGCTTTCTTTACTGGCCGTTATATCCATCTGGCGAATGAAGTCAAAAATAGCCCGATGGTGGATGCTTCCTGGACCGGTGTACTGTGGACTGGGGTGACTTATACCTTCCGCTAAACCTAATGTAATGGTAGGCGTATTTAGCAATCTCAATCAGGCCTGACGAACTCTGTTTAATAAGATGGTCTTATCCACCCTGTGAGCAGCACGCGAGCAGGGTGTTTTTCTTTCTAAAGGGGTATTGTCATACAAAGCATAATGCTCACCGATGCTGACCTCGGCAAGTAGATGCCGTTCGCTGGCTTGACCACCTGACTTTCCCTCCCTGTCCCGTCGTTTTCATCAAAACTGTTCCCTTTCGGTGCTCTTTTAGCAAGTGGTAGCGCGCCTGGTATATCGAGATGTTTAGTGCTTGTGCTATTTCTGCTGTAGTTAAATCATTATGTGTGTAAAGAAGTTCACTAATTCTTTTCGCATAACTAACCATTCTATTCTCCTCAAAAAATATATTTAATTAATAATTAGCGGGCTGTTAAAAAAACAGAGTTATATGAAATGTTTTTAGATTAAATTTTCTTGATGTGGGGAATATTAAGATAAATCTCAAAATTAAAGATCTAACTCATAACCATATGAGAAAACTAAAGCAAACAAACATAAATAATTGTTTGTATTGTATTTTTATGTAAAACCCCTTGCGATTAATATTAGTGAGTTTGTTTGTTCTCATAAAAAATCTCAACCATGAAAAGCACAAGAAAACCATAGTGAATTGGATTTATACAAAAGGATAAATATCATTTAATCATTGGCTTGAATATGTATTCGTTTATTTTGTGTAAATATATAATTAACTTTAACATGCCTTGTTTTCTATAATTTTACTTTTCATGATTGCACTTTTTCTTAATTTAATGCCTCTCGATAAATAATTAAAATCTGAATCATATCAATTATGTAAATAGTGCTGACATTGTCATGTTTGTAACTCGTTATTTATTAATGTCTTTTGTTTCATTTACACAATATCTTATTTTGCGTGATAAAAAAAATTATTTTTCTATTTTATTTGTAGTTGACGATCTTTTATGTTGCTAACCAATGCCAGATGTAGTTCTTTGTTCTTATATTTTATTTGTTTTTGGTTTTTAATAGTGTATTTTTGATATGATTTGGTTTAAAAGATCGATTTATGGGCTTTTAATGGTATAAAAATTCATATAGGATTCACGCATAAGGTTTTGGCAGGTAATTTTTATATGCGCTCAAGTTCATTTTATGAAAATAAGATTCATGTGTTTTTTTATGTAAAAAGCAAAGTTTACTGATATGGCTATCTTTATTTCCCTTGGTTTTTGTTATGGAGGGAAATAAGGCCAGCCATGCTGGAAAATGTTATTAACCAACTAATCTAATAGGGTTATTCACATGAAAAAGAGTATTGTATCTTCCGTTATTGCATTGGGTGTAATGGCTGGTTCAGCGGCCCATGCGGCACCTCTTGATGTGACATTCACTGGTGGGGTAACCGCTAAAACCTGTGATATATCAGTTGATTCTCCTAATGCTATGGGCAATAACATTGAGTTGGGTGTTGTTGGGAAAGGTGTGACAGGGCCGGCGGTGAGTTTTGCACTGAAAGCGGCTAATGCAGCTGGTGGTGATTGCGCTAATTTGACTGCTCAGGATACCGCCCAGGTGAGATGGTTCTCTCCGAAAATGGATGCATTGGGCTTGGGGATGACCTCTGGTGAAGCAAACGATTCTAGAGTCTTGCTGACTGCTGTGAATACTAAGAGCGCTAACCCGGTATCTATTAATAACTCGAATGATACCGCTGAATTTGAGGCCAACAAAGTCGTTAACGATGGTCTTAAGTTTGAAGCCAAACTGCAAGGTGGTCAGACTCCGGGTCGATTCCAGAGTGTAGCTAAAGTCGATATTCTTTATAAATAATCATTTATCAGCAGACACAACCTTTATTTAAACAAAGGGGTGGCCACACCCCTTTTATATAACTTTATTAAATTTTCTTATTTCGTTTAATCGAAATGGAGGGTGAATTGTGTTATTGCGCCCACGGATATTTAAATTATCAGTATTGAGTCTGGCATTATTCTCACATTTTTCTTCGGCGTCTTCTGATTCGGATCTTAATCTTGATTTTTTGCAAGGTACCAGTGTTATACCCTCTATATTAAAAACGGCTTCACTTTATCCTGCTGGCCAATATTATGTTGATGTTATTGTCAATAAAGAAAATATCGGCAAGGCGCAATTAAATATTTCCCCTGAAGAGGATAAAGCTAATATTTTATGTTTGTCAGCGGCATGGTTAAAAACCGCGGGTGTCCCCGTTCGCCTGGATAGTTATGTATCTGAACTGAACGCATCAAAACAGTGTTATGAACTGAGTAAAAACCCGTATACCCGAGTGGACTTTGACTATGGCAGCCAAAGTCTGGTCTTTAGTATTCCCCAATCTTATCTCATCAGTAAAACCGACCCCAGCCAGTGGGACTATGGGGTGAGTGCTGCACGCCTAAAATATTCCGGTAACTTTTTCCAGTCATCCGGACAAAAAAACAGTGCGTTTGCCAACACTGACCTGATAGTCAACTTGGGGCGTTGGGTGC
It encodes the following:
- a CDS encoding FaeA/PapI family transcriptional regulator, whose product is MVSYAKRISELLYTHNDLTTAEIAQALNISIYQARYHLLKEHRKGTVLMKTTGQGGKVRWSSQRTASTCRGQHR
- a CDS encoding MipA/OmpV family protein — translated: MKKHYIKTKQVKTLAALAVATAVCMPTAMAGTWSVGASALVSPDPYRGKNDRVYPVPIVSYESDNFYFRTLAAGYYLWKDDNNRLSIDAYYLPLHFTPGDSDDHQMKALDKRRSTMMAGMSYSHIEDWGTIRAMFSGDVLDNSGGFVGDLAYLYRFNVDSWTLTPGAGVAWNSEDQNKYYYGVSRGESARSGLAQYNPNDGWSPYLELTANYNINSNWNAFFTGRYIHLANEVKNSPMVDASWTGVLWTGVTYTFR